The Pedosphaera parvula Ellin514 genome has a segment encoding these proteins:
- a CDS encoding FUSC family protein yields MRSGHLHALIFSTKAALSAVLAVYVCAPFHLHAIGWAAVSAVIVTQPKLHPSLRASLLRFVANLIGALVGAALFTLLGHNVLAMAIGIILTGIACHFTRINEVNRSAFAAVVIVVLSGGAVPGSGPLDRVFAVMVGCVAALLVGYIFDKSSRRLFPLSREPDLPEKTVSGPSNHAD; encoded by the coding sequence ATGCGCAGTGGCCACCTTCATGCCCTGATATTTTCGACCAAGGCGGCGCTCTCCGCTGTCCTGGCTGTCTATGTCTGTGCACCGTTTCATCTCCACGCCATTGGTTGGGCCGCTGTTTCTGCAGTGATTGTAACTCAGCCGAAATTGCATCCATCCCTGCGCGCCTCCTTGCTGCGCTTTGTTGCCAATCTCATCGGGGCTCTCGTTGGCGCCGCTCTCTTCACTCTTTTGGGCCACAACGTGCTGGCCATGGCTATAGGCATAATCCTGACCGGCATCGCCTGCCACTTTACACGCATCAATGAGGTCAACCGTTCCGCCTTCGCAGCCGTCGTCATCGTCGTTCTCAGTGGCGGGGCCGTCCCCGGCTCCGGTCCCCTCGACCGCGTATTCGCCGTCATGGTGGGATGCGTCGCTGCCCTGCTCGTCGGATATATCTTTGACAAGTCCTCCCGCCGGCTTTTTCCCCTTTCTCGAGAGCCCGATCTGCCGGAAAAAACAGTGTCAGGCCCTTCCAACCATGCGGACTGA